The following proteins are encoded in a genomic region of Rhizobium sp. CCGE531:
- the coaD gene encoding pantetheine-phosphate adenylyltransferase, whose product MTTAFYPGSFDPMTNGHLDVLVQALNVASKVIVAIGVHPGKKPLFSFEERAELIRGSLAEALPQKANAISVVAFDNLVVDAARTHGATLLVRGLRDGTDLDYEMQMAGMNRQMAPDIQTLFLPAGTASRPITATLVRQIASMGGDVSAFVPSAVLEALTGKLKDAASVKN is encoded by the coding sequence ATGACGACAGCCTTTTATCCCGGATCCTTCGACCCGATGACTAACGGACATCTGGATGTCCTTGTGCAGGCGTTGAACGTCGCCTCGAAGGTGATCGTCGCGATCGGCGTTCACCCCGGCAAGAAACCGCTCTTCTCCTTCGAGGAGCGGGCGGAACTGATCCGCGGATCGCTCGCCGAGGCTCTGCCGCAGAAGGCGAATGCCATTTCCGTTGTCGCCTTCGACAATCTGGTCGTCGATGCCGCCCGCACCCATGGCGCGACCTTGCTCGTGCGCGGTCTGCGCGATGGCACCGATCTCGACTATGAAATGCAGATGGCCGGCATGAACCGGCAGATGGCGCCGGATATCCAGACGCTGTTTCTGCCCGCCGGCACGGCCTCGCGGCCTATAACCGCCACATTGGTGCGGCAGATCGCATCCATGGGCGGCGATGTCAGCGCCTTCGTACCGTCAGCGGTTCTGGAAGCCCTGACCGGCAAACTCAAAGATGCGGCCAGCGTCAAAAACTGA
- a CDS encoding peptidylprolyl isomerase — protein MKLFHIALAGALSLAAFAGSAISAAAADLLTIQLKDGPVVIQLMPEVAPKHVAQIEALAKKGAYDNVVFHRVIDGFMAQTGDVQYGNATKGYDPNKAGTGGSDLPNLPAEFSKVPFQRGTLGMARAQDPNSANSQFFIMFGNGDFLNGQYTVVGKVISGMELVDKIKRGEGQNGEVSNPDKMIKVTVTKK, from the coding sequence ATGAAACTCTTTCATATCGCATTGGCAGGCGCTTTGAGCCTTGCCGCCTTCGCAGGCAGCGCAATCTCGGCCGCGGCCGCCGATCTCCTGACGATCCAGCTCAAGGACGGCCCGGTCGTCATTCAGTTGATGCCCGAAGTTGCGCCGAAGCATGTCGCGCAGATCGAAGCGCTGGCAAAGAAGGGTGCTTACGACAACGTCGTCTTCCACCGCGTCATCGATGGCTTCATGGCCCAGACCGGCGACGTCCAGTACGGCAATGCGACGAAGGGCTATGATCCCAACAAGGCCGGCACCGGCGGCTCCGACTTGCCGAACCTTCCGGCCGAATTCTCGAAGGTTCCGTTCCAGCGCGGCACTCTCGGCATGGCGCGCGCTCAGGATCCGAACTCGGCCAATTCGCAGTTCTTCATCATGTTCGGCAACGGCGATTTCCTGAACGGCCAGTACACGGTCGTCGGCAAGGTCATCTCCGGCATGGAGCTTGTCGACAAGATCAAGCGTGGCGAAGGCCAGAACGGCGAAGTGAGCAATCCGGACAAGATGATCAAGGTCACTGTCACCAAGAAGTAA
- a CDS encoding peptidylprolyl isomerase: MAEIKDPENTLILETTKGQVVIQLLPQVAPEHVARVKELAREKAYDGVVFHRVIDGFMAQTGDVQFGKQGSETFNPGRAGMGGSSKPDLKAEFSATSHIRGTCSMARSQNPNSANSQFFICFADAPWLNKQYSVWGQVISGMEVVDQIKRGEPVKDPDSIVSARVAADV; the protein is encoded by the coding sequence ATGGCTGAGATCAAGGATCCAGAAAACACCCTCATCCTGGAAACCACCAAGGGCCAGGTTGTCATTCAGCTTCTGCCGCAGGTCGCTCCCGAACATGTCGCCCGCGTCAAGGAACTCGCTCGCGAGAAGGCCTATGACGGCGTCGTCTTCCATCGCGTCATCGATGGCTTCATGGCGCAGACCGGCGACGTGCAGTTCGGCAAGCAGGGCAGCGAAACCTTCAATCCTGGCCGCGCCGGCATGGGCGGCTCCTCCAAGCCGGATCTGAAGGCCGAATTTTCCGCGACCTCGCATATACGCGGCACCTGCTCCATGGCCCGCTCTCAGAACCCGAACTCGGCCAACTCGCAGTTCTTCATCTGCTTTGCCGACGCTCCGTGGCTGAACAAGCAGTACTCCGTTTGGGGTCAGGTCATCTCCGGCATGGAAGTCGTCGACCAGATCAAGCGCGGCGAACCGGTGAAGGATCCGGATTCGATCGTATCCGCGCGGGTTGCCGCCGACGTCTGA
- a CDS encoding NAD(P)-dependent oxidoreductase, translating to MRIVLTGSSGRLGRAIFNVLAANHSVVGIDRSPFSTTHLLGDFTDAVLLRQALTDADAIVHCAALHAPHVAAIPDDEFRRINVDGTRFLAEVSLAAGVKRLVFTSTTALYGHAAAPGRCTWIDEDAVPQPKSIYHRTKLDAERILADMASPDLQVRVLRMSRSFPEPANVMAAYRLHRGVDIRDVADAHVAALTNGGEDFQRHIVSASTLFKPEDCEALAVDAASVIRLRAPGLAAKFAQRNWPLPQSIDRVYASKSAGTVLGWHFRFGYDEILAQLDRESLEVLTPVSRSNRQPE from the coding sequence ATGCGCATTGTTCTGACAGGCAGTTCAGGGCGGCTTGGTCGGGCGATCTTCAACGTGCTGGCGGCCAATCACTCGGTCGTAGGCATCGATCGCTCGCCGTTTTCGACGACGCATCTACTTGGAGATTTTACGGATGCGGTGCTACTGCGCCAGGCGCTGACGGATGCGGATGCAATCGTCCATTGCGCGGCGCTGCACGCTCCACATGTCGCAGCGATCCCTGATGACGAATTTCGCCGCATCAACGTGGACGGGACGCGTTTCCTGGCTGAAGTGTCTCTGGCGGCCGGCGTGAAGCGACTGGTGTTTACGAGCACGACGGCGCTTTATGGCCATGCAGCCGCTCCCGGCCGCTGCACATGGATCGATGAAGACGCCGTGCCGCAACCAAAAAGCATCTATCACCGCACGAAACTGGATGCCGAAAGGATCCTGGCGGATATGGCCAGTCCGGATCTGCAGGTGCGCGTTTTGCGCATGTCTCGGAGTTTTCCGGAACCAGCCAATGTGATGGCCGCCTACCGCCTGCATCGCGGCGTCGATATCCGGGACGTCGCGGATGCCCATGTCGCGGCATTGACGAACGGCGGCGAAGATTTTCAGCGGCATATCGTTTCCGCCAGCACGCTGTTCAAACCGGAAGATTGCGAGGCGCTCGCGGTCGACGCAGCCTCCGTCATCCGATTGCGCGCTCCGGGCCTTGCCGCAAAATTTGCGCAGCGAAACTGGCCTCTGCCGCAAAGCATCGATCGGGTCTACGCCTCGAAATCTGCAGGCACGGTCCTCGGATGGCATTTCCGATTTGGCTACGACGAGATTCTCGCACAGCTGGATCGGGAAAGCCTGGAAGTTCTGACGCCCGTCTCCCGAAGCAATAGGCAGCCCGAATAG
- a CDS encoding MarC family protein: MASADTLINAFTTLLVTVDPPGLAPLFIGLTAGMNRSERKQVALRGSIIAFFILAAFALFGASVLGVLGISIGAFRIAGGLLLFWIAFEMVFERRQDRKEKTTEVAITQDHIRNIAVFPLALPLIAGPGAISATILLAGSLQTTLDRAQLIGVIAVNLALVFAALAISDRLDRMLGATGRAILTRLLGVILAALAAQFVVDGAKAALTFS; the protein is encoded by the coding sequence ATGGCGAGCGCGGATACGCTGATCAATGCCTTCACGACCTTGCTTGTCACTGTCGATCCGCCTGGGCTCGCGCCGCTTTTCATCGGACTTACGGCGGGCATGAACCGCTCCGAGCGCAAGCAGGTGGCACTGCGCGGCTCGATCATCGCCTTCTTCATTCTGGCAGCCTTCGCTCTGTTCGGAGCGAGCGTCCTCGGCGTTCTCGGCATCTCCATCGGCGCCTTCCGCATCGCCGGCGGCCTGCTGCTCTTCTGGATCGCCTTCGAGATGGTGTTCGAGCGGCGGCAGGACAGGAAAGAGAAGACGACCGAAGTCGCGATCACCCAGGATCACATCCGCAATATCGCGGTCTTCCCCCTCGCCTTGCCCCTGATCGCCGGTCCTGGCGCCATCTCGGCGACGATCCTTTTGGCGGGATCGCTGCAGACGACACTCGACCGGGCGCAACTGATCGGCGTCATCGCCGTCAACCTCGCCCTCGTCTTTGCGGCTCTTGCCATTTCCGACAGGCTCGACCGCATGCTGGGCGCCACCGGCCGCGCCATCCTGACCCGGCTGCTCGGCGTCATCCTAGCGGCACTTGCCGCGCAATTCGTCGTGGATGGCGCAAAGGCGGCGCTGACCTTTTCATGA
- the gyrA gene encoding DNA gyrase subunit A: protein MTEQTPPGGGKLPPGIEPISIIEEMQRSYLDYAMSVIVSRALPDVRDGLKPVHRRILYAANQSGYHWNRKYVKSARPVADVMGSYHPHGDASIYDALVRMAQNWSMRVPLIDGQGNFGSIDGDPPAAMRYTESRLTKVAHELIEDIDKETVDFQENYDATTEEPKVLPARFPNLLVNGSGGIAVGMATNIPPHNLSEVIDGCIALIDNPAIELPEMMQIIPGPDFPTGAKILGRAGIRSAYETGRGSVVMRGVATIEPMRGDREQIIVTEIPFQVNKASMIEKMAELVRDKRIEGISDLRDESDRQGYRVVVELKRDANADVILNQLYRYTPLQTSFGCNMVALNGGKPEQMNLMDMLRAFVAFREEVISRRTKYLLRKARDRAHVLVGLAIAVANIDEVIRVIRQAPDPQSAREELMTRRWNATDVESLIRLIDDPRHRINEDGTYNLSEEQARAILELRLARLTALGRDEIDEELNQIGVEIKDYLDILSSRARIQTIVKDELSAVREEFGTPRRTEIVDGGLEMDDEDLIAREDMVVTVSHLGYIKRVPLTTYRAQRRGGKGRSGMTTRDEDFVTRLFVLNTHTPVLFFSSRGIVYKEKVWRLPIGTPTSRGKALINMLPLERGERITTIMPLPEDESTWDNLDVMFTTTRGTVRRNKLSDFVQVNRNGKIAMKLEEEGDEILSVETCTEHDDVLMTTALGQCIRFSVSDVRVFAGRNSIGVRGISLASGDRIISMTIVRHVDAEPWERAAYLKRSVNERRSATGDDEEIALVGEEVTEEGQLGDERYEELKALEQFVLTVSERGFGKRSSSYDFRISGRGGKGIRATDTSKTGEIGELVAAFPVEDGDQIMLVSDGGQLIRVPVGGIRVASRATKGVTIFSTAKDEKVVSVERISEPEGEDDATVEDDAVAGEAGVAGGETEGGSEE, encoded by the coding sequence TTGACTGAGCAAACACCACCCGGCGGCGGGAAGCTCCCGCCAGGCATCGAGCCGATTTCCATCATCGAGGAAATGCAGCGGTCCTATCTCGATTACGCCATGAGCGTGATCGTCAGCCGCGCGCTTCCCGACGTTCGCGACGGTCTCAAGCCCGTTCATCGGCGCATCCTCTATGCGGCCAATCAGAGCGGCTATCACTGGAATCGCAAATATGTGAAGTCCGCCCGTCCCGTCGCCGACGTCATGGGTAGCTACCATCCGCATGGCGACGCCTCGATCTATGACGCCTTGGTCCGCATGGCGCAGAACTGGTCGATGCGCGTGCCGCTCATCGACGGACAGGGCAATTTCGGCTCCATCGACGGCGATCCGCCGGCGGCGATGCGTTATACGGAATCGCGCCTGACGAAGGTCGCCCACGAGCTTATCGAGGATATCGACAAGGAAACGGTCGACTTCCAGGAAAACTACGATGCGACCACGGAAGAACCCAAGGTTCTGCCGGCGCGCTTCCCGAACCTGCTGGTCAACGGTTCCGGCGGCATCGCCGTGGGCATGGCGACGAACATTCCGCCGCACAATCTGTCGGAAGTGATCGACGGCTGCATCGCCCTCATCGACAATCCGGCGATCGAGCTGCCTGAGATGATGCAGATCATCCCCGGTCCGGATTTTCCGACCGGCGCGAAAATACTCGGCCGCGCCGGCATCCGTTCCGCCTATGAGACGGGCCGCGGCTCCGTCGTCATGCGCGGTGTTGCGACCATCGAGCCGATGCGCGGCGATCGCGAGCAGATCATCGTCACCGAGATTCCCTTCCAGGTGAACAAGGCATCGATGATCGAGAAGATGGCCGAGCTGGTGCGCGACAAGCGTATCGAAGGCATTTCGGATCTGCGCGACGAATCCGACCGGCAGGGCTATCGCGTCGTCGTCGAGCTGAAGCGTGACGCCAATGCGGATGTCATCCTGAACCAGCTTTACCGCTACACACCGCTGCAGACCTCCTTTGGCTGCAACATGGTGGCGTTGAACGGCGGCAAGCCCGAGCAGATGAACCTGATGGACATGCTGCGGGCCTTCGTGGCATTCCGTGAGGAAGTCATCAGCCGCCGCACCAAGTATCTGCTGCGCAAGGCGCGTGATCGCGCTCACGTCTTGGTCGGTCTCGCGATTGCCGTCGCCAATATCGACGAAGTCATCCGCGTCATCCGCCAGGCGCCGGATCCGCAATCGGCCCGCGAAGAGCTGATGACGCGCCGCTGGAATGCCACGGACGTCGAATCGCTTATCCGGCTAATTGATGACCCTCGTCATCGTATCAACGAAGATGGCACCTATAACCTCTCGGAAGAGCAGGCGCGCGCCATTCTCGAACTGCGTCTGGCACGTCTGACCGCTCTCGGTCGCGATGAAATCGATGAAGAGCTCAATCAGATCGGCGTCGAGATCAAGGACTATCTCGATATCCTTTCTTCGCGCGCCCGCATCCAAACCATTGTAAAAGACGAGCTTTCTGCCGTTCGCGAAGAGTTCGGAACGCCGCGCCGCACTGAAATCGTCGATGGCGGTCTCGAGATGGACGACGAGGATCTGATCGCCCGCGAGGACATGGTCGTCACCGTTTCCCATCTCGGCTACATCAAGCGCGTGCCGCTGACGACCTATCGCGCGCAGCGCCGTGGCGGCAAGGGTCGCTCCGGAATGACGACGCGTGACGAAGATTTCGTTACCCGGCTATTTGTTCTCAATACACATACGCCCGTCCTGTTCTTCTCGTCTCGCGGTATCGTCTACAAGGAAAAGGTCTGGCGTCTGCCGATCGGCACGCCGACCTCGCGCGGCAAGGCGCTGATCAACATGCTGCCGCTGGAGCGGGGAGAGCGCATCACCACGATCATGCCGCTGCCCGAGGACGAAAGCACCTGGGACAATCTCGACGTCATGTTCACGACGACGCGCGGAACCGTGCGCCGCAACAAGCTGTCGGATTTCGTGCAGGTGAACCGCAACGGCAAGATCGCCATGAAGCTCGAGGAGGAAGGCGATGAAATCCTCTCCGTCGAGACCTGCACCGAGCACGACGACGTGCTGATGACGACGGCGCTCGGCCAGTGCATCCGCTTCTCGGTTTCGGACGTGCGCGTCTTTGCCGGCCGCAACTCCATCGGCGTGCGCGGCATCAGCCTTGCATCCGGCGACCGCATCATCTCGATGACGATCGTCCGGCACGTGGATGCCGAACCTTGGGAACGCGCGGCCTATCTCAAGCGCTCCGTCAACGAACGTCGCTCCGCAACGGGAGACGATGAGGAAATCGCTCTGGTCGGCGAAGAAGTCACCGAAGAGGGACAGCTCGGCGACGAGCGCTACGAAGAACTCAAGGCGCTCGAACAGTTCGTTCTGACCGTCTCGGAAAGGGGCTTCGGCAAGCGTTCGTCTTCGTACGATTTCCGTATCTCCGGTCGCGGCGGCAAGGGTATCCGCGCCACCGATACGTCGAAGACGGGAGAGATCGGCGAACTCGTTGCCGCCTTCCCGGTCGAAGATGGCGACCAGATCATGCTCGTCTCGGATGGCGGCCAGCTGATCCGCGTCCCTGTCGGCGGCATCCGCGTCGCCAGCCGTGCCACCAAGGGCGTCACCATCTTCTCCACCGCCAAGGATGAGAAGGTCGTATCCGTCGAGCGCATCAGCGAGCCGGAAGGCGAAGACGACGCGACGGTCGAGGATGACGCCGTTGCCGGTGAGGCAGGAGTTGCCGGCGGCGAAACCGAGGGTGGCAGCGAAGAATAA
- a CDS encoding single-stranded DNA-binding protein has protein sequence MAGSVNKVILVGNLGADPEIRRTQDGRPIANLNIATSETWRDRNSGERKEKTEWHRVVIFNEGLCKVAEQYLKKGAKVYIEGALQTRKWQDQNGQDRYSTEVVLQGFNSTLTMLDGRGEGGGSIEGGSRGGRSGGDFGGGDYGGDDYGQPSSQGSSRGGSGNRGGAPSGGGGNFSRDLDDDIPF, from the coding sequence ATGGCCGGTAGTGTGAATAAGGTAATTCTGGTTGGAAATCTCGGGGCGGACCCGGAAATTCGCCGCACGCAGGACGGCCGCCCGATCGCCAATCTCAATATTGCGACTTCGGAAACCTGGCGCGATCGCAATTCCGGCGAGCGCAAGGAGAAGACCGAATGGCACCGCGTCGTCATCTTCAATGAAGGTCTCTGCAAGGTCGCGGAACAGTATTTGAAGAAGGGCGCCAAGGTCTACATCGAAGGCGCGCTGCAAACCCGCAAGTGGCAGGATCAGAATGGTCAGGATCGCTACTCGACCGAAGTCGTGCTTCAGGGCTTCAATTCGACCCTGACGATGCTCGATGGCCGAGGTGAAGGCGGCGGTTCCATTGAAGGCGGCAGCCGTGGCGGTCGTAGCGGTGGTGACTTCGGTGGCGGCGATTATGGCGGTGATGATTATGGCCAGCCTTCTTCGCAGGGCTCCTCCCGCGGCGGAAGTGGTAATCGCGGTGGCGCTCCCAGTGGCGGCGGCGGCAATTTCTCGCGCGATCTGGACGACGATATCCCGTTCTGA
- a CDS encoding DUF72 domain-containing protein translates to MTKAGEIRTGIGGWTFEPWRGTFYPDTLKQKDELNYASRQLKVIEVNGTYYSTQKPAVFAKWAADVPDGFIFSLKATRFVTNRRVLAEAGESMQRFLESGISELGDHLGPLLWQFAPTKKFDPDDFEAFLKLLPPKQDGLGLKHVVEVRHDSFKVPEFVALLEKYNVAPVCAEHFDYPMIADVTADFVYARLQKGSDDIKTCYPPKDLKAWADRLKTWAEGKVPDDLPLIDATRKVKAEPRDVFAFMIHEGKVNAPPGAIALQEEVAK, encoded by the coding sequence ATGACCAAAGCGGGCGAAATCCGCACAGGCATAGGCGGCTGGACTTTCGAGCCCTGGCGCGGGACCTTCTATCCCGACACGCTGAAGCAGAAGGACGAGCTGAACTACGCCAGCCGCCAGCTGAAGGTGATCGAGGTCAACGGCACCTATTACAGCACCCAGAAGCCCGCAGTCTTCGCCAAATGGGCCGCTGACGTTCCCGATGGGTTCATCTTCTCCTTGAAGGCTACCCGCTTCGTCACCAATCGCCGCGTGCTTGCCGAAGCGGGCGAGTCGATGCAGCGCTTCCTGGAATCCGGCATCAGCGAGCTCGGCGATCATCTAGGGCCGCTGCTTTGGCAATTCGCACCGACGAAGAAGTTCGACCCGGATGATTTCGAGGCATTCCTGAAGCTGCTGCCGCCCAAGCAGGATGGTCTTGGGCTGAAGCATGTCGTCGAAGTCCGGCACGATTCCTTCAAGGTGCCTGAGTTCGTCGCCCTGCTTGAGAAATACAATGTGGCACCGGTCTGCGCCGAGCATTTCGACTATCCGATGATCGCCGACGTGACGGCCGACTTCGTCTATGCCCGCCTGCAGAAGGGGTCGGACGATATCAAGACCTGCTATCCGCCGAAGGATCTGAAAGCCTGGGCGGATCGCCTGAAAACATGGGCCGAGGGCAAGGTGCCGGACGATCTGCCGCTGATCGATGCGACCCGCAAGGTCAAAGCCGAGCCGCGTGATGTCTTTGCCTTCATGATCCATGAGGGCAAGGTGAATGCGCCTCCGGGCGCGATCGCATTGCAGGAAGAAGTGGCAAAATAG
- the uvrA gene encoding excinuclease ABC subunit UvrA, whose translation MSELKTISIRGAREHNLKGIDLDLPRNKLIVMTGLSGSGKSSLAFDTIYAEGQRRYVESLSAYARQFLEMMQKPDVDQIDGLSPAISIEQKTTSRNPRSTVGTVTEIYDYMRLLFARVGVPYSPVTGLPIESQTVSQMVDRVLAFEEGTRLYILAPLVRGRKGEYKKELAELMKKGFQRVKVDGQFYEIADVPALDKKYKHDIDIVVDRIVVRTDMAARLADSFETSLRLADGLAVAEFADKPLPPEETAAGGSANKSLNETHERVLFSEKFACPVSGFTIPEIEPRLFSFNNPFGACPSCDGLGSQQKIDPELIVPEPERTLRDGAVAPWAKSTSPYYNQTLEALGKHYGFKLGNRWNELSDKAKDVILNGTEDKIEFHYADGARSYTTHKNFEGIVPNLARRWKETDSAWAREEIERFMSAAPCPACNGYRLKPEALAVKINKLHISQVAEMSIRVARDWFDVLPATFTEKQNEIAVRILKEIRDRLRFLNDVGLEYLSLSRNSGTLSGGESQRIRLASQIGSGLTGVLYVLDEPSIGLHQRDNARLLETLKHLRDIGNTVIVVEHDEDAILTADDVVDIGPAAGVHGGQVVAHGTPQDIMANPKSLTGKYLSGELGVPVPDERRKPKKGKEIKVVGARGNNLKNVTASIPLGVFTAVTGVSGGGKSTFLIETLYKSAARRVMGAREIPADHDRIDGFEHIDKVIDIDQSPIGRTPRSNPATYTGAFTPIRDWFAGLPEAKARGYQPGRFSFNVKGGRCEACQGDGVIKIEMHFLPDVYVTCDVCHGKRYNRETLDVTFKTKSIADVLDMTVEEGVDFFAAVPAVRDKLQSLKDVGLGYIKVGQQANTLSGGEAQRVKLAKELSKRSTGRTLYILDEPTTGLHFHDVAKLLEMLHELVNQGNSVVVIEHNLEVIKTADWILDFGPEGGDGGGEIVAVGTPEAIVSEKRSYTGHFLKELLERRPMKKVAAAE comes from the coding sequence ATGAGCGAACTGAAGACTATTTCCATACGTGGTGCGCGCGAGCACAATCTCAAGGGCATCGACCTCGACCTGCCGCGCAACAAGCTGATCGTCATGACCGGCCTTTCCGGATCCGGCAAGTCGTCGCTTGCCTTCGATACGATCTATGCCGAAGGCCAGCGCCGCTACGTCGAAAGCCTTTCGGCCTATGCGCGCCAGTTCCTCGAGATGATGCAGAAGCCGGATGTCGACCAGATCGACGGCCTGTCGCCGGCGATTTCGATCGAGCAGAAGACCACCTCGCGCAATCCGCGCTCGACGGTCGGCACGGTCACCGAGATCTACGACTATATGCGCCTGCTGTTTGCCCGCGTCGGCGTGCCCTATTCGCCGGTCACCGGCCTGCCGATCGAGAGCCAGACGGTCAGCCAGATGGTCGACCGCGTGCTCGCCTTCGAGGAGGGTACGAGGCTCTATATCCTGGCGCCGCTCGTGCGCGGCCGTAAAGGCGAATACAAGAAGGAACTGGCGGAGCTCATGAAAAAGGGCTTTCAGCGCGTCAAGGTCGACGGGCAGTTCTACGAGATCGCCGACGTGCCGGCGCTCGACAAGAAGTACAAGCACGACATCGACATCGTGGTCGACCGCATCGTGGTCAGGACTGACATGGCGGCGCGCCTGGCCGACAGCTTCGAGACTTCCTTGCGGCTTGCCGACGGCCTTGCGGTTGCGGAATTCGCCGACAAGCCGCTGCCGCCCGAGGAAACCGCTGCCGGCGGTTCGGCCAACAAGTCGCTGAACGAGACGCATGAGCGCGTGCTGTTCTCCGAGAAATTCGCCTGCCCGGTTTCCGGCTTCACCATTCCCGAGATCGAGCCGCGCCTGTTCTCGTTCAACAATCCCTTCGGCGCCTGCCCGTCCTGCGACGGCCTCGGGTCGCAGCAGAAAATCGATCCGGAACTGATCGTGCCGGAGCCGGAACGCACGCTGCGTGATGGCGCCGTCGCTCCCTGGGCCAAGTCGACTTCACCCTATTACAACCAGACGCTCGAGGCGCTCGGCAAGCACTACGGCTTCAAGCTGGGCAACCGGTGGAACGAGCTGTCCGACAAGGCAAAGGACGTCATTCTCAACGGCACGGAAGACAAGATCGAATTCCACTATGCCGATGGCGCGCGCTCCTACACAACGCACAAGAACTTCGAAGGCATCGTACCCAACCTCGCGCGGCGTTGGAAAGAAACGGATTCGGCCTGGGCGCGCGAGGAGATCGAGCGCTTCATGTCGGCAGCCCCCTGCCCGGCCTGCAACGGCTATCGCCTGAAGCCCGAGGCCCTGGCGGTCAAGATCAACAAGCTGCACATCAGCCAGGTGGCGGAAATGTCGATCCGCGTCGCCCGCGACTGGTTCGACGTGCTGCCGGCGACCTTTACCGAAAAGCAGAACGAAATTGCGGTCCGTATCCTCAAGGAAATCCGCGATCGCCTGCGCTTCCTCAACGATGTCGGTCTCGAATATCTGAGCCTGTCGCGCAATTCAGGCACGCTTTCCGGCGGCGAAAGCCAGCGCATCCGACTGGCATCGCAGATCGGCTCGGGCCTGACGGGCGTTCTCTACGTTCTCGACGAGCCGTCCATCGGTCTGCATCAGCGCGACAATGCCCGTCTTCTGGAGACGTTGAAGCACCTGCGGGACATCGGCAACACCGTCATCGTCGTCGAGCATGACGAGGATGCGATCCTGACCGCCGACGATGTCGTCGATATCGGCCCGGCGGCCGGTGTGCATGGCGGCCAGGTGGTGGCGCATGGCACGCCGCAGGATATCATGGCGAACCCGAAGTCACTGACCGGTAAATATCTCTCCGGCGAACTCGGCGTGCCGGTTCCCGACGAGCGTCGCAAGCCCAAGAAGGGCAAGGAAATCAAGGTTGTCGGCGCAAGGGGCAACAACCTCAAAAATGTCACGGCGTCTATCCCGCTCGGTGTCTTTACCGCCGTTACGGGCGTTTCCGGCGGCGGCAAATCCACCTTCCTGATCGAGACGCTTTACAAGTCGGCCGCGCGGCGCGTCATGGGCGCCCGCGAAATCCCGGCCGATCACGACCGCATCGACGGTTTCGAGCATATCGACAAGGTGATCGATATCGATCAGTCGCCGATCGGCCGGACCCCGCGTTCGAACCCGGCGACCTATACGGGCGCATTCACACCGATCCGCGACTGGTTCGCCGGACTACCGGAAGCCAAGGCGCGCGGCTATCAGCCCGGCCGTTTCTCCTTCAACGTCAAGGGAGGCCGCTGCGAGGCGTGCCAGGGCGACGGCGTCATCAAGATCGAAATGCACTTCCTGCCCGACGTCTACGTCACCTGCGACGTTTGCCACGGCAAGCGCTACAATCGCGAAACCCTCGACGTCACCTTCAAGACCAAGTCGATCGCCGACGTGCTCGACATGACGGTCGAGGAAGGCGTCGATTTCTTCGCGGCCGTCCCGGCAGTGCGCGACAAGCTGCAGAGCCTCAAGGATGTCGGCCTCGGCTACATCAAAGTGGGACAGCAGGCCAACACGCTTTCGGGTGGCGAGGCGCAGCGCGTCAAGCTAGCCAAGGAACTGTCGAAGCGATCGACGGGCCGCACGCTCTATATTCTCGATGAACCCACAACCGGGCTGCACTTCCACGACGTCGCCAAGCTTCTGGAAATGCTGCACGAGCTGGTCAATCAGGGCAATTCTGTCGTTGTCATCGAGCACAATCTCGAAGTCATCAAAACAGCCGACTGGATCCTCGATTTCGGTCCGGAAGGCGGCGACGGCGGCGGCGAGATCGTGGCGGTGGGAACGCCGGAAGCGATCGTCAGCGAAAAGCGCTCCTATACGGGCCATTTCCTGAAGGAGCTGCTGGAGCGGCGTCCGATGAAGAAGGTTGCGGCAGCGGAGTGA